The proteins below come from a single bacterium genomic window:
- a CDS encoding AIR carboxylase family protein, protein MAKVIIVVDNENDLKKIDEGKKILEELKIFYDVKIISGMNNLNPVDELVELIEKTEIDVVIVCSGISTHLPGIIASKTIIPVIGVPLPVNDIPSTETIFSIAQMPEGVPVACMSLGKTGIKNAVIFAAQIISRKDENLRKKVKEFKNQYI, encoded by the coding sequence ATGGCAAAAGTAATTATTGTAGTAGATAATGAAAATGACTTAAAAAAAATTGATGAAGGGAAGAAAATCCTTGAAGAATTAAAAATTTTTTATGATGTTAAAATAATTTCCGGAATGAATAATTTAAATCCAGTGGATGAACTTGTGGAATTAATAGAAAAAACAGAGATAGATGTAGTAATTGTCTGCAGTGGAATTTCAACTCATTTACCTGGTATTATTGCTTCCAAAACAATCATCCCGGTTATTGGTGTACCTTTACCTGTTAATGATATTCCCAGTACAGAAACCATATTTTCAATTGCACAGATGCCTGAGGGAGTTCCAGTTGCCTGTATGTCTCTGGGGAAAACAGGTATAAAAAATGCAGTTATCTTTGCAGCCCAGATTATATCAAGAAAAGATGAAAATTTAAGAAAAAAAGTAAAAGAATTTAAAAACCAATATATTTAA
- a CDS encoding LL-diaminopimelate aminotransferase: protein MFEVSERLRKIPPYLFVEIDRKKKELNAKGESVIDFGVGDPDLPTPSNIIEAMKKAVENPNFHRYPFGKGTKEFRKAIAEYYKKNYDVEIDYENEICVLIGSKEGIAHFPLCFINNGDISLVPEPGYPVYHLGTLIAGGESYFLPLKKENEFLPELGKVPEEIIKKTKILYLNYPNNPTGSFACYDFLKEAINFCKKNNIILVYDAAYSEIYFEKKPVNIFSIDGAKDVVIEFNSLSKTYNMTGWRIGWACGNTYLISALAKIKENIDSGTFEAIQFAGIEALTGSQESVIKIREIYKRRRDIFATGLKELGFDFNLPSGTFYFWVKINESSIKFVDFLLENGKIVATPGVGFGPSGEGYIRFSLTINEEKIKEAISRMKKIWQK, encoded by the coding sequence ATGTTTGAAGTAAGTGAAAGATTAAGAAAAATCCCGCCATACCTTTTTGTAGAAATAGATAGAAAGAAAAAAGAATTAAATGCAAAAGGAGAATCTGTAATTGATTTTGGAGTTGGAGACCCTGACTTACCTACTCCTTCAAATATAATTGAAGCAATGAAAAAAGCAGTTGAAAATCCAAATTTTCATAGATATCCTTTTGGAAAAGGTACAAAAGAATTCAGAAAAGCAATTGCTGAATATTATAAAAAAAACTATGATGTTGAAATTGATTATGAAAATGAAATATGTGTTTTGATTGGTTCAAAAGAAGGAATTGCACATTTTCCTCTGTGTTTCATAAATAATGGAGATATTTCACTTGTTCCAGAGCCAGGATATCCTGTATACCATCTTGGGACTCTGATTGCAGGAGGGGAAAGTTATTTTCTACCTCTGAAAAAAGAAAATGAATTCTTACCGGAACTGGGAAAAGTTCCCGAAGAGATAATTAAAAAGACGAAAATTTTATATTTAAATTATCCGAATAACCCAACAGGAAGTTTTGCCTGTTATGATTTTTTAAAAGAAGCAATAAATTTCTGTAAAAAAAATAATATTATTCTTGTTTATGATGCTGCTTATTCAGAGATATATTTTGAAAAAAAACCAGTTAATATATTTTCAATAGATGGTGCAAAAGATGTAGTGATTGAATTTAACTCATTGTCCAAAACTTATAATATGACAGGATGGAGAATAGGATGGGCTTGTGGCAATACTTATTTAATATCGGCTCTTGCTAAAATTAAAGAAAACATTGACTCTGGAACCTTTGAAGCAATTCAATTCGCAGGAATTGAAGCACTTACAGGTTCTCAAGAATCAGTTATTAAAATTAGAGAAATATACAAAAGAAGAAGAGATATTTTTGCAACAGGGCTGAAAGAACTGGGATTTGATTTTAATTTACCATCAGGAACATTTTATTTCTGGGTGAAAATAAATGAAAGTTCAATTAAATTTGTTGACTTTTTACTTGAAAATGGTAAAATAGTTGCAACTCCGGGAGTCGGTTTTGGTCCTTCCGGTGAAGGATATATTCGTTTTTCTTTAACAATAAATGAAGAAAAAATAAAAGAAGCTATTTCAAGAATGAAAAAGATATGGCAAAAGTAA